A region of the Pseudomonas sp. A34-9 genome:
TACACCGTTGACGTGGGTGAAGGAGATCAACTGCGTCTTGCCGTTGAACTCGACTTCTTTCAGGCCCGGGCTGACTTTCGGCGCGCCGTTCGGGTAGGCCTCGGCGAGGGTCTTGAGTACCAGTTTGCTGTCCGGGTGGATCAGGATCTTGCCGTCGGCACTGACGATGAACGCGTGGCCATGGCCGCCGAAGTTCAGCGAGTTGATGATCGCGCTGACGCTGGTCAGGTCGATGTCGGCGCCGGCAACGCCGAGCATCTGGCCCTGACGCTGCACCGGGGTGGCGACGGTGATCACCAGTTTGCCCGAGGAGGCGGCGATGTACGGTTCGGTGACGATGGTCTGCTGCGCGCTGTTGGCCGCCTTGTACCAGCCGCGTGCGCGTGGATCGTAATCCGGTGCGCGGTTGCCGGCCGGCACCGAGAACATCACGCCGTCGGCGCCACCGAAGTAGCTGAGCTGGAAATTGCCGGTGTAGGCGGGCAGGTCGATGATGCGTTTCAGGCTGGCTGGCGCGTTGCCGTCGACCGCCACTTGCTGCGACAGCGATTGCAGCAATTGAATGCGGCTCTCCAGCCAGGTCTGGATGTTGCTGGTGGTCAGGCTGCCCAGTTCCTGCATCGAGGCTTCGGTGCTGCTGCTCAGGGCTTCGCGCTGTCGATAGTCGTTGAACAAAATGAAACAGGCGAACGCAACGGCCACCACGAGGGCGGCAGCCAACAAAATCTTGTGGCTGAATTTCATGTTTCTGGTCATCGAATGAGCTACCGCGAAGGGGCTGGTCAAGAAAGGGCGGCAATTTGCCACACTCGGGGGCTTTGCGCTGCTCTTATTTCGACCGCGGCGCGCCAAAGATTAGGCGTGTTTTGTGAAATGCGACGAAATGCTCAATAGCCCTACAAAGTGTCTGATTTATCGACAAAAGCCGGACGGGCGGGCTAATAAATAGCCGTCCGGCCACGGAACCAGATGAGGGTTTTCTCTTCTAAGCTTCTGGTTGGCACCATGCCATCCCCCCTCGTTCCAGGAGTTACACCATGTCGCTGCGATCTATCGCCCTTCTGACGTTTTGCGTGCTGCTGGCCGCATGCAGCAAGGTCAATCAGGAAAACTATTCGAAGCTCTCGGCCGGTATGGCCAAGGCCGAAGTCGAAACCCTGCTCGGCAAACCGACTGATTGCTCGGGCGCGCTCGGCATGTCCAGTTGCACCTGGGGCGACAAGAACAGCTTTATCAGCGTGCAGTACGCCGGTGACAAAGTGCTGATGTTTTCCGGCCAAGGCCTGAAGTAAACCGGGGCTTCGCGCCCACGGAGAAGAAAAATGAAGCGGTTATTGCTGATCCTTTTTGCCGGCCTGGTACTGGCCGGCTGCGCCACTTCCGGCGTCGACCCGTTGGCGCCGAAAACTGTCAACAGCGTCAATCTCAAGCGTTATCAGGGCACCTGGTACGAGCTGGCACGCTTGCCGATGTACTTCCAGCGCAATTGCGCGCAGTCCGAAGCCCATTACACCCTCAAGCCTGATGGCAATGTCGCGGTGCTCAATCGCTGCCTGACACCGCAGTGGCAGTGGGAAGAGGTCAAGGGCACGGCTTATCCACAGGTACCGGGCAAGACCGATAAGCTTTGGGTCGAATTCGATACCTGGTTCTCACGCCTGATTCCGGGTGTGGCGAAAGGCGAATACTGGGTGCTGTACGTCAGCGATGACTACAAGACCGCCATCGTCGGCGACCCGAGTCGCAAGTACATGTGGTTGCTGTCGCGCACGCCGACCGTTAACGGTGTGGTGCGTGAAGAGCTGCTGAGCAAGGCGCGTCAGCAGGGCTATGACACCACGCGATTGATCTGGCGGGCGTCGGATCGGCAGATGGCCAAGACTTCGAATTAAACATCGCCGCAAAATCGAAATGTGGGAGCGAGCCTGCTCGCGAAGAGGGCGTGTCAGTTAACGAAAATGTTGGCTGATACACCGCTTTCGCGAGCAGGCTCGCTCCCACATTGGTTATGCGTCAGCCCAGAAGTTCGCGCAGGACTTGGGTGAAGGCGCGATTGCTTTCTTCTTCTCCCGTATGCCGCCCATCGCGCACCACCCACTGGCCATTGACCAGCACATCGCGCACCTGACGATCGCCACCGGCAAATAGCCAGCGATTCAAAATCCCGTCACCGCTGGCTGTCGCCAGATACGGATCGTTGCCATCGAGCACAATCCAGTCGGCCCGCTTGCCGACTTCCAGCGCACCAATCGGCTGCCCCAACGCCTGAGCGCCACCGTCCAGCGCCGCGTCGTACAGCGTGCGGCCAACCATCGGCTGATCCGCGCCATACAAACGGTTACGTCGCTGATCGCGCAGACGCTGACCGTATTCCAGCCAACGCAATTCTTCCACCACGCTGAGCGAGACATGGCTGTCGGAACCGATGCCCATGCGCCCGCCCTGTGCGAGGAAATCCACCGCCGGGAAAATCCCGTCGCCAAGGTTCGCTTCAGTGGTCAGGCACAGGCCGGCGATGGCGCGACTCTTGGCCATCAACGTGACTTCTTCCGGGTTGGCGTGGGTGGCGTGGACCAGGCACCAGCGCTGATCGACCTCGGCATTTTCGTATAGCCATTGCAGCGGCCGCCGACCGCTCCAGCTCAGGCAGTCGTCGACTTCTTTTTGCTGTTCGGCGATGTGGATGTGAATCGGGCATTGTTTGTCGCTGGCCGCCAAGACTTCGCTGATCTGCTGCGGGGTCACCGCGCGCAACGAGTGGAAGCACAGGCCCAGTGATTGCGCCTTTTGCTGCGCCAACATTGGCTGCAAGCGTGACTGCAGATTCAGGTAGTTTTCGGTGCTGTTGATAAAGCGACGCTGGCCATCGTTGGGCGTCTGGCCGCCAAAACCGGAGTGGCTGTAGAGCACTGGCAGCAGGGTCAGACCGATGCCGCTGTCGCTCGCGGCCTGACTGATGCGCAACGCCAGTTCAGCCGGATCGGCGTAGGGCTGACCATTGTTGTCGTGGTGCACGTAGTGAAATTCAGCGACCGAGGTGTAACCGGCCTTGAGCATTTCGATGTACAGCTGACGGGCAATGACGCCGAGCTGATCCGGGCTGATTTTTCCGACGAGCCGATACATCAGATCGCGCCACGTCCAGAAACTGTCGTTCGGATTGCCGGCCACTTCAGCCAGACCTGCCATCGCTCGCTGGAAGGCATGGGAGTGCAAATTGGGCATGCCCGGCAGCAGCGGGCCGCGTAGCCGTTCAGCGCCATCTGCGATGGAATCGGCCTGGATTCGGGTCAGCACGCCCTCGGCGCTGACCTCAAGACGTACATTGTTGGCCCATCCGTTAGGCAGCAGCGCGCGTTCGGCAAAGAAGGCGGACATGGTTCAGCACCCCATCGTGTGTTATTTGTATATACATATACAGACGTTTGCCTGCCCGGTAAACTCCGGCAAGCTAGCCACTTTCATCCAAAGAACAGGGATCAACCGTGCCGACTCCGCCTCCAGTCTCCCCGTTGGCCGCGAACATGGGCGACAGTCCGGCGCCCTTGTACGCCCGCGTCAAACAGATGATCACTCAGCAGATCGACAGCGGAAACTGGCCGCCGCACTACCGCGTGCCGTCCGAGAGCGAGCTGGTCAACCAACTCGGTTTCAGCCGCATGACCATCAACCGCGCCTTGCGCGAGATGACCGCTGACGGTCTGTTGGTGCGCATGCAAGGTGTCGGCACGTTTGTCGCCGAACCGAAGAGCCAATCGGCGCTGTTCGAAGTGCATAACATCGCCGACGAAATTGCCTCCCGTGGCCATCGCCACACCTGCCAGGTGATCACCCTCGAAGAAGAGGCCGCCGGTTCCGAACGTGCGCTGGCGCTGGACATGCGCGAAGGGCAGAAGGTGTTCCACTCGCTGATCGTGCATTACGAAAACGACATTCCGGTGCAAATAGAAGACCGTTTCGTCAACGCGCTGGTCGCCCCGGAATACCTCAAGCAGGACTTCACTCTGCAGACGCCTTACGCCTATCTCAACCAGGTCGCGCCGCTGACTGAAGGCGAGCACGTGGTTGAAGCAATCCTCGCCGAATCGTCCGAGTGCAAGTTGCTGCAGATTGAAAAGGGCGAGCCTTGCTTGCTGATTCGTCGCCGCACGTGGTCGGGGCGTCAGCCGGTGACCGCTGCTCGTCTGATCCATCCCGGTTCTCGTCATCGTCTGGAAGGACGCTTTCATAAATGAGCAGTGAAGTGAAGGTTTTACGCGCTGAAGGTTATCCGCGCATGCCGTGGAAAAACGGCGGCGGCAGCACCGAGGAAATCACCCGTGATGCGGGTGCCGGTCTGGATGGTTTTGGCTGGCGTCTGTCGATTGCCGACATCGCCGAGTCGGGCGGTTTTTCAACCTTCGCCGGATACCAGCGGGTGATCACCGTGTTGCAGGGCGACGGCATGACCCTGTGTGTGGACGGTGACGATACTCGGCCATTGTTACCGCTCGACCCGTTTGCTTTCAGCGGCGAAAGTCAGGTGTCCTGCACACTGCTCGGTGGCGCGATTCGCGATTTCAACCTGATCTACGCGCCGCAGCGTTACAGCGCAAGGTTGCAGTGGCTGGACGGTGAACAGCAGTTCTTCAGCTCGGCGGGGACGGTGCTGGTGTTCAGTGTCAGTGAGCTGCTGCAAGTGCAGGTCGGTGACGCCGTTTCGCAACTCGGTCGCCATGATTGTCTGCAACTGGACGGTAACGCCGGACTGGTTGAAGTTTCCACCAATGCCGCTTGCTGTGTCATTGAGCTGACGGCGCGCTGATTCAAAAATCTTAAAAGATCGCAGCCTTCGGCAGCTCCTACAGGGTGTACATCAATCCCACTGTAGGAGTTGCCGAAGGCTGCGATCTTTTGCTTTTGAGATGTTCCCAACCCACGCACCAACTTGTTACCGAACGCCCCAGCGTGGCGCAAAACCACGCTTTCGTAACAACCCCCAACCCCCTCCATCAATACCCTCGAATTATTTCATCAACGCCAGAACCCTTGATTCAGGCGCTCTCCAACCCTGTCCGCGATTTTTCTTGAACACCCCTTCAGCAAGTTGGCCGCTTGATTGCATATGCTTGTATGTACAAGTAAAGACGTATGCGTATGAGTCGCTTGAGACTCTCCGCAGCGTCCACTGATTCGCTTGTCGCGCATCGAAGCGCACAGGCTGCTTGCCCACTGCCAGGGTTGGTTTGAATTGATCGCTGAGGAGTCTTTTTCGTGACTGACAATAAGCCTACAAAGTTTCGCAACGTTGAGATCCGCGCTGCCCGCGGCAACAAGCTGACCGCCAAGAGCTGGCTGACCGAAGCGCCTTTGCGCATGCTGATGAACAACCTCGATCCGGAAGTCGCCGAGAACCCGAAAGAGCTGGTGGTCTACGGTGGTATCGGTCGCGCCGCGCGTAACTGGGAGTGCTACGACAAAATCGTCGAGAGCCTGACCAACCTGAACGACGACGAGACCCTGCTGGTGCAATCCGGCAAGCCGGTCGGCGTGTTCAAGACCCACGCCAACGCCCCGCGTGTGCTGATCGCCAACTCCAACCTGGTGCCGCACTGGGCGAGCTGGGAGCACTTCAACGAACTCGACGCCAAAGGCCTGGCCATGTACGGCCAGATGACCGCCGGCAGCTGGATCTACATCGGCAGCCAGGGCATCGTTCAAGGCACCTACG
Encoded here:
- a CDS encoding lipocalin family protein, yielding MKRLLLILFAGLVLAGCATSGVDPLAPKTVNSVNLKRYQGTWYELARLPMYFQRNCAQSEAHYTLKPDGNVAVLNRCLTPQWQWEEVKGTAYPQVPGKTDKLWVEFDTWFSRLIPGVAKGEYWVLYVSDDYKTAIVGDPSRKYMWLLSRTPTVNGVVREELLSKARQQGYDTTRLIWRASDRQMAKTSN
- a CDS encoding formimidoylglutamate deiminase, which translates into the protein MSAFFAERALLPNGWANNVRLEVSAEGVLTRIQADSIADGAERLRGPLLPGMPNLHSHAFQRAMAGLAEVAGNPNDSFWTWRDLMYRLVGKISPDQLGVIARQLYIEMLKAGYTSVAEFHYVHHDNNGQPYADPAELALRISQAASDSGIGLTLLPVLYSHSGFGGQTPNDGQRRFINSTENYLNLQSRLQPMLAQQKAQSLGLCFHSLRAVTPQQISEVLAASDKQCPIHIHIAEQQKEVDDCLSWSGRRPLQWLYENAEVDQRWCLVHATHANPEEVTLMAKSRAIAGLCLTTEANLGDGIFPAVDFLAQGGRMGIGSDSHVSLSVVEELRWLEYGQRLRDQRRNRLYGADQPMVGRTLYDAALDGGAQALGQPIGALEVGKRADWIVLDGNDPYLATASGDGILNRWLFAGGDRQVRDVLVNGQWVVRDGRHTGEEESNRAFTQVLRELLG
- the hutC gene encoding histidine utilization repressor; amino-acid sequence: MGDSPAPLYARVKQMITQQIDSGNWPPHYRVPSESELVNQLGFSRMTINRALREMTADGLLVRMQGVGTFVAEPKSQSALFEVHNIADEIASRGHRHTCQVITLEEEAAGSERALALDMREGQKVFHSLIVHYENDIPVQIEDRFVNALVAPEYLKQDFTLQTPYAYLNQVAPLTEGEHVVEAILAESSECKLLQIEKGEPCLLIRRRTWSGRQPVTAARLIHPGSRHRLEGRFHK
- a CDS encoding HutD family protein; its protein translation is MSSEVKVLRAEGYPRMPWKNGGGSTEEITRDAGAGLDGFGWRLSIADIAESGGFSTFAGYQRVITVLQGDGMTLCVDGDDTRPLLPLDPFAFSGESQVSCTLLGGAIRDFNLIYAPQRYSARLQWLDGEQQFFSSAGTVLVFSVSELLQVQVGDAVSQLGRHDCLQLDGNAGLVEVSTNAACCVIELTAR